One uncultured Hyphomonas sp. genomic region harbors:
- the rlmJ gene encoding 23S rRNA (adenine(2030)-N(6))-methyltransferase RlmJ, translated as MLSYQHGFHAGNRADVLKHSVLHAILSAVAKESPSALYVETHSGRGRYDLDGAQSTKGGEAQDGVLSLLEDGAPKPLRPWLDLVKQRGRSDYPGSPALAQQLLPSSSRMIFFEKHPTEYKELVKALGTDQRLQVKHADGYSGALKLAPRSSERMICFVDPSYETSRDIDALALWTPKALKRWPKGTLILWLPLFKDGREIEFGEYLTELDDCFVAGARWPMDPLDEGALEGSAIVAYRAPAAAREASLNIASALQSWWAR; from the coding sequence ATGCTTTCCTACCAGCACGGATTTCATGCGGGCAATCGGGCTGACGTCCTGAAGCATTCAGTCCTGCACGCGATCCTCAGTGCCGTAGCAAAAGAATCCCCGAGTGCGCTCTACGTCGAGACACACTCCGGACGCGGACGATATGACCTTGACGGCGCGCAATCTACAAAAGGCGGAGAAGCCCAGGATGGCGTTCTGTCCCTGCTGGAAGACGGCGCCCCAAAGCCGCTGCGCCCCTGGCTGGACCTGGTAAAACAGCGCGGCAGAAGCGACTATCCGGGGTCGCCCGCCCTCGCACAGCAATTGCTTCCTTCCTCGTCCCGCATGATTTTCTTTGAAAAACATCCAACGGAATACAAGGAACTCGTCAAAGCCCTCGGCACAGACCAGCGCCTTCAGGTGAAACACGCCGACGGGTATTCCGGTGCACTGAAACTCGCGCCACGCAGCAGCGAGCGGATGATCTGCTTCGTTGACCCGAGCTACGAAACCAGCCGCGATATTGATGCCCTCGCCCTCTGGACCCCGAAGGCGCTCAAAAGGTGGCCGAAAGGCACGCTGATCCTGTGGCTGCCGCTCTTCAAGGACGGACGGGAAATCGAGTTCGGCGAATACCTCACCGAGCTGGATGACTGTTTCGTGGCCGGCGCCCGCTGGCCGATGGACCCGCTGGATGAAGGCGCCCTGGAAGGCTCAGCCATTGTCGCCTACCGCGCGCCCGCTGCTGCGCGTGAGGCATCGCTGAACATCGCCAGCGCCCTGCAATCCTGGTGGGCGCGCTGA
- the lpxB gene encoding lipid-A-disaccharide synthase: MSGLRIFMVAGEASGDLLAREVVEAIREKTNSVEFAGIGGQELASVGINSPFDISPLSVLGFAEGIRAYGTVVKLADAAADAIIAFGPDAVVLVDSWGFMLRVAQRVRARAPEIKLIKLIGPQVWATRPGRAKTLAATVDHLLCMHDMEPPYYAPFGLPTTVIGNPALSRNRPGDGARFRAARGIGPDDQICLVLPGSRRSELVKVAPALLEAAKQVAKEKPGVRVVVSPAGNMADTFDQAFPDVSGWAEVLHAPEERYDAMAAADVALACSGTVTSELAMQGTPMIVAYRTGWLTWALARGLLYKKHHITLLNIVSDDQEIVPEYVQTQQKPELIAGKAIEWLSNPQKLERQKEAQRKALSRMQGKGHSSAEISADAILSVARGQAVLPQE; the protein is encoded by the coding sequence ATGAGCGGCCTGCGCATCTTCATGGTTGCCGGCGAGGCCTCGGGGGACCTCCTTGCCAGGGAAGTCGTAGAGGCGATCCGTGAGAAGACGAATAGTGTGGAGTTCGCCGGGATCGGCGGGCAGGAACTGGCATCGGTAGGTATCAATTCCCCATTCGATATTTCACCTCTGTCTGTTCTGGGTTTTGCCGAGGGGATCCGTGCTTACGGCACCGTGGTGAAGTTGGCAGATGCGGCGGCAGACGCAATTATCGCATTTGGGCCGGACGCAGTCGTGCTCGTGGACTCCTGGGGGTTCATGCTTCGCGTGGCCCAGCGGGTGAGGGCTAGGGCGCCGGAAATCAAGCTGATCAAGCTGATCGGACCTCAGGTCTGGGCGACGCGGCCCGGACGCGCCAAAACATTGGCCGCAACGGTGGACCACTTGCTCTGCATGCACGATATGGAACCGCCTTATTATGCGCCGTTTGGCTTGCCGACGACGGTGATCGGCAATCCGGCGCTTTCGCGAAACAGGCCCGGAGATGGGGCCAGGTTTCGGGCAGCAAGAGGTATTGGACCGGACGACCAAATCTGCCTGGTCCTGCCCGGTAGCCGTAGAAGCGAACTGGTAAAAGTCGCACCGGCCCTGCTAGAGGCCGCCAAGCAGGTTGCCAAGGAAAAGCCTGGCGTTCGGGTGGTCGTGTCGCCGGCAGGAAACATGGCCGATACTTTTGATCAGGCTTTTCCGGATGTCTCTGGCTGGGCTGAAGTTCTGCATGCGCCAGAAGAGCGCTACGATGCGATGGCGGCAGCCGATGTCGCGCTCGCATGTTCCGGCACGGTGACCAGTGAGCTTGCCATGCAGGGGACTCCCATGATTGTCGCCTACAGAACCGGCTGGCTGACATGGGCGCTGGCGCGAGGACTTCTGTACAAGAAGCATCATATCACGCTGCTGAATATTGTGTCCGACGATCAGGAGATTGTTCCTGAATATGTCCAGACTCAGCAGAAACCCGAATTGATCGCGGGGAAAGCCATTGAATGGCTGAGCAATCCACAAAAGCTGGAGCGACAGAAAGAGGCCCAGCGGAAGGCTTTGAGCCGGATGCAGGGCAAAGGACATTCCTCTGCCGAGATATCTGCCGATGCGATTCTGTCAGTTGCGCGCGGGCAGGCTGTGCTCCCGCAGGAATGA
- a CDS encoding alpha/beta fold hydrolase, with amino-acid sequence MTQSVTPEFLPDQNIFVSYDGARLGLTYWEGQDDGPAAGHVVVGLHGMNDYANAFHMAAPYWASKGVTVYAYDQRGFGRSPGRGIWPEEDLMREDLRTAVDLARKRHPDAQITVVGISMGAAVAISAFGSERPPRADQFIASGPGLRGWGAMNLTYRTSLWLSAHVRPSWVVEPPRRFVRIEPSDNVEMLQRTWSDPLMMPSNRIDQVYGLVSLMERAHERAPNLPQSLPTLMSYGANDYVVPKRGVQRTARVLPPYVRTVYYEQGYHMLLRDLQAQTVHDDYLAFMMDPEGELPSRAPEWPFR; translated from the coding sequence ATGACGCAATCTGTGACGCCTGAATTCCTGCCGGATCAGAACATTTTCGTTTCCTATGATGGGGCCAGGCTTGGGCTGACCTATTGGGAAGGGCAGGATGACGGGCCGGCGGCGGGGCATGTCGTTGTCGGCCTGCACGGTATGAACGATTACGCAAATGCGTTCCACATGGCGGCACCTTACTGGGCCTCGAAGGGTGTCACCGTCTATGCCTATGACCAGCGTGGCTTCGGCCGCTCGCCTGGCAGGGGAATCTGGCCTGAAGAAGACCTGATGCGGGAGGACCTGCGAACCGCGGTCGACCTTGCACGGAAACGCCATCCCGACGCGCAGATCACGGTGGTGGGTATTTCCATGGGGGCAGCCGTCGCGATTTCAGCCTTCGGGTCCGAGCGTCCGCCGCGCGCGGACCAGTTCATTGCATCCGGGCCCGGCTTGCGGGGCTGGGGCGCGATGAACCTGACCTACCGGACCAGTCTCTGGCTGTCTGCGCATGTCCGGCCCAGCTGGGTCGTGGAGCCGCCCCGGCGGTTCGTCCGGATCGAGCCGTCGGACAATGTCGAGATGCTGCAGCGGACATGGTCGGACCCGCTGATGATGCCTTCCAACCGGATCGATCAGGTCTACGGGCTAGTCTCGCTGATGGAGCGGGCGCATGAGCGGGCGCCGAACCTGCCTCAGAGTCTGCCCACGCTGATGTCATACGGGGCAAATGACTATGTCGTGCCGAAAAGGGGCGTGCAGCGGACCGCCAGAGTGTTGCCGCCTTACGTCCGGACGGTTTATTACGAGCAGGGCTATCACATGCTGCTGCGGGACCTGCAGGCACAGACCGTGCATGACGATTATCTGGCCTTTATGATGGATCCCGAGGGCGAATTGCCCAGCCGGGCGCCGGAATGGCCTTTTCGCTAA
- a CDS encoding FAD-dependent oxidoreductase produces the protein MGALTGRSRHVLLAGGGHAHAVALRHLAKKPPAPGVTLTLVAPSTHNLYSGALPGVIAGHWTADAIGVPLEPLCAAAGVSFVQDSITSIDAGANTVHLASGNTLSFDLASLDVGSGIRRLEIAGSDDRLVPIRPIEPFLLKWRATIDKIGGADTPPSIVVIGAGLAGIEVALAIKFRLEEEGFPDARVHLVDAGSSIASSNSPTLRRKLKRALDRANITLCLHAHVQSVDAGSVSLSTGETLKSALVVNCAGSAPHGWIGESALATTQGRIDVDPCLRSTSHPNVWAAGDTSYFTADPLEPAGVFAVRAGPVIAENIRRWSQDLPLTRFDPQSDYLKLVSLGEKKAIAEKFGITVEGGWVWKLKKAIDFSFLREHSLPARN, from the coding sequence GTGGGCGCGCTGACGGGGCGGTCTCGCCACGTCCTGCTCGCCGGCGGCGGGCACGCGCATGCCGTCGCATTGCGCCACCTTGCGAAGAAGCCTCCGGCACCTGGCGTCACACTGACGCTCGTGGCGCCATCTACGCATAATCTCTACAGCGGAGCTCTTCCTGGCGTCATCGCCGGCCATTGGACGGCCGATGCCATTGGCGTGCCTCTGGAGCCGCTATGTGCAGCTGCGGGTGTGTCATTCGTCCAGGACAGTATCACCTCAATCGACGCGGGCGCGAACACCGTGCATCTCGCATCTGGAAACACGCTTTCATTCGATCTGGCGAGCCTTGATGTCGGCTCTGGCATCCGGCGGCTGGAAATCGCCGGGAGCGACGACAGACTTGTTCCGATCCGGCCGATCGAACCATTCCTGCTGAAATGGCGAGCAACCATCGACAAGATCGGGGGCGCTGACACTCCGCCATCCATTGTCGTGATAGGCGCGGGTCTGGCAGGTATCGAGGTCGCGCTGGCGATAAAGTTCCGCCTGGAAGAAGAAGGCTTTCCGGACGCCAGGGTTCATCTCGTCGATGCCGGCAGTTCAATCGCCTCCAGCAATTCGCCAACGCTCCGTCGCAAGCTAAAGCGCGCGCTCGACCGGGCCAACATCACACTCTGTCTGCATGCACACGTTCAATCCGTTGATGCCGGCAGTGTGAGCCTCTCAACCGGTGAGACACTAAAAAGCGCTTTGGTCGTCAATTGCGCCGGTTCCGCGCCGCATGGCTGGATCGGCGAGTCTGCGCTGGCGACCACTCAGGGGCGTATTGATGTTGATCCATGCCTGCGCTCCACGAGCCACCCGAATGTCTGGGCCGCAGGGGACACAAGTTACTTCACGGCAGATCCTTTGGAACCCGCTGGTGTGTTCGCTGTCCGGGCCGGGCCGGTCATCGCGGAAAACATCCGGCGTTGGTCACAGGACCTGCCGCTGACCCGGTTCGATCCGCAATCTGATTACCTGAAACTGGTCAGTCTTGGCGAAAAGAAAGCCATTGCCGAAAAGTTCGGTATTACAGTCGAGGGCGGCTGGGTCTGGAAACTAAAAAAAGCGATCGATTTCTCATTCCTGCGGGAGCACAGCCTGCCCGCGCGCAACTGA
- the lpxA gene encoding acyl-ACP--UDP-N-acetylglucosamine O-acyltransferase: MSTQIHPSAFVEEGAQLGADVTIGPFCHVSANAVIGDGCTLHSHAVVAGHTSLGANSVLFPHATLGCSPQVIGFESTPESRLEVGENCTFREYATAHAGMPKFGGLTKVGDHCYIMIGAHIAHDNHIGNHVVMANNVSLAGHIEVGDHVWFGGLAAVHQFSRIGRNAFIGGGAIVVEDVIPFGSVVGNHAKLSGLNMVGLKRRGFDKEQLMQIRSAYKAVFFGDGLFRDRLAKAAADFADKPLAMELISFIQAGGDRPICKPA; encoded by the coding sequence ATGTCGACACAGATCCACCCCTCCGCCTTTGTTGAAGAAGGCGCCCAGCTAGGCGCGGACGTCACCATTGGTCCGTTCTGCCACGTAAGTGCAAATGCGGTGATCGGTGATGGGTGCACATTGCATTCGCACGCTGTCGTCGCCGGACATACCAGCCTTGGTGCCAACAGCGTGCTGTTCCCCCATGCGACGCTCGGCTGCAGCCCGCAGGTGATCGGTTTTGAAAGCACGCCAGAGTCCCGGCTGGAAGTCGGGGAGAATTGCACTTTCCGGGAATACGCGACGGCGCACGCAGGCATGCCAAAATTCGGTGGTCTGACGAAAGTCGGAGACCATTGCTACATCATGATCGGCGCGCACATTGCCCATGACAACCATATCGGCAATCATGTGGTGATGGCGAACAATGTATCGCTGGCGGGTCATATCGAAGTGGGGGACCATGTCTGGTTCGGCGGCCTTGCTGCTGTGCACCAATTCTCTCGAATTGGACGAAATGCCTTCATCGGTGGCGGAGCCATCGTGGTTGAAGACGTCATTCCTTTCGGGTCTGTCGTGGGGAACCATGCCAAATTGTCCGGTCTCAACATGGTGGGCCTGAAGCGGCGCGGTTTTGACAAAGAGCAATTGATGCAGATCCGCAGCGCGTACAAGGCCGTGTTCTTTGGAGATGGTCTGTTCAGGGACCGTCTGGCGAAGGCGGCAGCCGATTTTGCGGACAAGCCTTTGGCAATGGAACTTATTTCGTTCATTCAGGCCGGTGGAGACCGGCCAATCTGCAAGCCGGCCTGA
- a CDS encoding M28 family metallopeptidase, with protein sequence MKKLFLAASLLALTACGEKAATVDTAPETETNEAAAAPELLMPLPEGTVADITADDLAVRIKTLADDTFEGRGPGTPTGEAAADWIAAEMNRIGLEPGGDNGTYLQEVKMVNQTIDPSTSYLSFTSEDGTEIPTKLKDDAVIWTKRQNATELSFDPSDVVFVGYGAVAPEYDWNDYDDQDFTGKTVIILVNDPGFATQDPDLFKGKAMTYYGRWTYKYEEAARQHAAAAIVVHETAPAAYGWDVVANSWSGAQSDLVRANGGEDRTTMEAWITRDKAEELFKAAGLDYETLKDAAKERGFKPVPLTGLKAEGAITQKIEPLTSHNVIGILPGQTTPDEYVLYTAHWDHLGKKSGEKTGAPGEDFYQDQIFNGAVDNATGAAALLEIAEAMAAQPLDRSVMFLSVTLEESGLLGSEYFAQHPTVPLNKIVAGINMDGSLPVGRTHDMVVVGYGASELEDMLIDYLETQDRVVKPDPKPEAGSFYRSDHISLAKRGVPMLYADGGEDKLDGGIAAGKAIAQAYNEQRYHKPMDEYSDDWDLSGNEEDVTALFEVGKAIAQSDKWPTWYEGNEFEAARKASLGNE encoded by the coding sequence ATGAAGAAGCTGTTCCTGGCAGCCTCCCTGCTGGCGTTGACCGCCTGTGGAGAGAAAGCCGCCACGGTCGACACCGCCCCCGAGACAGAAACGAACGAAGCCGCAGCTGCGCCGGAGCTGCTGATGCCGCTTCCGGAAGGCACCGTCGCGGACATCACCGCCGACGACCTGGCGGTTCGCATCAAGACGCTGGCTGACGATACGTTTGAAGGCCGCGGACCCGGAACGCCGACAGGGGAAGCCGCGGCAGACTGGATCGCCGCCGAAATGAACCGTATCGGTCTTGAGCCGGGCGGCGACAACGGCACATACCTTCAGGAAGTGAAGATGGTGAACCAGACCATCGATCCTTCCACATCCTATCTGAGCTTCACCTCCGAAGACGGAACGGAAATCCCGACCAAACTGAAAGACGATGCCGTAATCTGGACCAAGCGCCAGAATGCGACCGAACTTTCCTTCGATCCGAGCGACGTCGTGTTTGTCGGCTACGGCGCCGTCGCTCCCGAGTATGACTGGAACGACTATGACGATCAGGACTTCACCGGCAAAACGGTGATCATCCTTGTGAACGACCCGGGATTTGCCACGCAGGACCCGGACCTCTTCAAAGGCAAGGCCATGACCTATTATGGCCGCTGGACCTACAAGTATGAGGAAGCTGCCCGCCAGCACGCCGCGGCGGCGATCGTTGTCCACGAGACAGCGCCTGCTGCGTATGGCTGGGACGTGGTGGCGAACTCCTGGTCTGGCGCACAGTCTGACCTCGTCCGCGCCAATGGCGGCGAAGACCGTACCACGATGGAAGCCTGGATCACCCGCGACAAGGCGGAAGAGCTCTTCAAGGCTGCCGGTCTCGATTATGAGACGCTGAAAGACGCCGCCAAGGAGCGTGGCTTCAAACCAGTGCCCCTTACCGGCCTCAAGGCCGAAGGTGCGATCACCCAGAAAATCGAACCGCTGACCAGCCACAATGTGATCGGCATCCTTCCGGGTCAGACCACACCGGATGAGTATGTTCTTTACACCGCTCACTGGGACCACCTTGGCAAGAAGTCCGGAGAGAAAACCGGCGCGCCGGGCGAAGACTTCTATCAGGACCAGATCTTCAACGGCGCCGTGGACAACGCAACGGGCGCTGCGGCGCTTCTGGAAATCGCAGAGGCCATGGCCGCACAGCCGCTCGACCGTTCCGTGATGTTCCTGTCTGTGACTCTGGAAGAATCGGGACTGCTCGGCTCTGAGTATTTCGCCCAGCACCCGACCGTACCGCTGAACAAGATCGTCGCCGGTATCAACATGGACGGCTCCCTGCCTGTTGGCCGGACACATGACATGGTCGTTGTCGGCTATGGCGCGTCCGAACTTGAAGACATGCTGATCGATTATCTCGAAACGCAGGATCGCGTCGTGAAACCGGATCCGAAACCGGAAGCCGGATCGTTCTATCGTTCGGACCATATCTCGCTGGCAAAACGCGGCGTTCCGATGCTTTATGCGGATGGCGGCGAAGACAAGCTGGACGGCGGCATCGCGGCCGGCAAAGCCATCGCGCAGGCCTATAACGAACAGCGCTATCACAAACCGATGGACGAGTATTCGGACGACTGGGACCTCTCGGGCAATGAAGAAGATGTGACCGCACTCTTCGAAGTCGGCAAAGCGATTGCGCAGTCCGACAAATGGCCGACCTGGTATGAAGGCAACGAATTCGAAGCGGCTCGCAAGGCCAGCCTCGGAAACGAATAA
- the lpxD gene encoding UDP-3-O-(3-hydroxymyristoyl)glucosamine N-acyltransferase produces the protein MTVDPRFYAPLGALTLGQVAEMTGAPLDGDGELPVTGISSAGQAQPGDLVFLDGDGKSAPQISPHGGVFVTNEANLRHVPEGASRLVVRFPRYAHAIAALAMYRPRHLDWTGDARIAPDAQVHETARVSPGAVVGPGAVIGEGSWIGPNASIGPGVQIGRHCQIGANTSVFCALLGDHVTLLAGARIGENGFGVMAAPDGQRDAPHFGRVILQDHVTVGANTCIDRGVFEDTILGERTKIDNLCQIAHNVVFGRSVIMAAFGGISGSVRVGNQSMLGGRVGIADHVRVGEGVSLAASSGLFRNVEDGETWGGTPAKPLRQWMREVAWLQKQANPKKNS, from the coding sequence GTGACAGTCGATCCGCGGTTCTATGCGCCATTGGGGGCTTTGACGCTTGGGCAGGTCGCGGAGATGACTGGCGCGCCGCTGGACGGCGACGGCGAGTTACCTGTCACGGGTATCTCGTCCGCCGGCCAGGCTCAGCCGGGTGACCTTGTCTTCCTGGACGGCGATGGAAAGTCCGCGCCCCAGATTTCTCCGCATGGCGGAGTTTTCGTGACCAATGAAGCGAACTTGCGGCATGTGCCGGAAGGGGCTTCCCGGCTCGTCGTCCGGTTCCCACGCTATGCCCATGCAATCGCCGCGCTGGCGATGTACCGGCCACGTCACCTGGACTGGACTGGTGACGCCCGCATTGCGCCCGATGCGCAGGTACATGAGACGGCCAGAGTGTCGCCGGGGGCCGTTGTCGGACCAGGTGCTGTTATCGGTGAAGGCAGCTGGATCGGTCCGAATGCGTCGATCGGGCCAGGTGTCCAGATCGGTCGGCATTGTCAGATCGGTGCAAATACAAGTGTCTTCTGTGCGCTTCTCGGCGATCACGTCACTTTGCTGGCCGGCGCGCGGATCGGCGAAAATGGTTTTGGCGTTATGGCGGCGCCCGATGGGCAGCGTGATGCACCTCACTTTGGCCGGGTGATCCTGCAGGATCATGTCACTGTCGGCGCGAATACCTGCATCGACCGCGGCGTGTTCGAGGACACGATCCTCGGCGAGCGTACCAAGATCGATAATCTTTGCCAGATCGCGCACAATGTCGTTTTCGGACGCTCGGTCATCATGGCCGCTTTTGGCGGCATCTCGGGTTCGGTTCGGGTTGGCAATCAGTCCATGCTTGGCGGACGTGTCGGCATCGCCGATCATGTCCGGGTCGGAGAAGGGGTCAGCCTGGCCGCTTCCTCAGGCCTGTTCCGCAATGTCGAAGACGGCGAAACATGGGGCGGCACGCCTGCAAAACCGCTTCGTCAGTGGATGCGTGAAGTCGCCTGGTTGCAGAAACAGGCAAACCCGAAGAAAAATAGCTGA
- a CDS encoding uracil-DNA glycosylase family protein, protein MSDDLQSLITEMRQCRLCEADMERAPNPVFQLSDTATILVAGQAPGNLADTTGTPFNDPSGDRLRDWMGVSRDEFYDVSKMAILPMGFCFPGYDAKGGDLPPMKRCAEVWRHRVLEQMPQLELILLIGGYAQRWHLGRKAEKTLTATVANWKMYARDHMFTLPHPSWRNTAWLKRNPWFEADVLPELRRAVRSALSAS, encoded by the coding sequence ATGAGCGATGATCTCCAGTCCCTGATAACGGAGATGCGCCAATGCCGTCTTTGCGAGGCGGATATGGAGCGCGCTCCCAATCCCGTTTTCCAATTGTCGGATACCGCCACAATTCTCGTTGCCGGGCAGGCGCCGGGTAATCTGGCAGACACAACCGGCACGCCGTTCAACGATCCCTCAGGGGATCGCCTGCGGGACTGGATGGGCGTTTCGCGCGATGAGTTCTATGACGTGTCGAAAATGGCCATCCTGCCGATGGGATTCTGCTTTCCCGGCTATGATGCAAAGGGCGGCGACCTGCCACCGATGAAACGCTGTGCCGAGGTCTGGCGCCATCGCGTGCTGGAGCAGATGCCTCAATTGGAGCTGATCCTGCTGATCGGAGGGTATGCCCAGCGATGGCATCTTGGGCGCAAAGCGGAAAAAACACTGACGGCGACTGTTGCGAACTGGAAAATGTACGCACGTGATCACATGTTCACTCTGCCGCACCCAAGCTGGAGGAATACGGCATGGCTGAAACGCAACCCATGGTTCGAGGCGGATGTCCTGCCCGAGCTGAGGCGCGCGGTTCGCTCCGCATTATCCGCCAGCTGA
- a CDS encoding ATP-dependent Clp protease proteolytic subunit, with the protein MSNSYQTALNLVPMVVEQTSRGERAFDIFSRLLKERIIFVTGGIDDGMAALITAQLLFLESENPKKEIAMYINSPGGYVSSGLAIYDTMQFIRCSVSTVCIGQAASMGSLLLAAGEAGSRFALPNARVMLHQPSGGYQGVATDIERHAEEIIDLKRRLNQIYVKHTGQDYDAIERKLDRDTFLTAEEAQEFGIIDKVFERRAAEDDK; encoded by the coding sequence ATGTCAAATTCGTACCAGACTGCCCTCAACCTAGTCCCCATGGTGGTGGAGCAGACCAGCCGCGGCGAACGGGCGTTCGACATCTTCTCGCGCCTTCTGAAGGAGCGGATCATCTTTGTAACCGGCGGCATCGATGATGGCATGGCTGCCCTGATCACAGCTCAGCTGCTGTTTCTCGAATCGGAAAACCCGAAAAAAGAGATCGCCATGTATATCAACAGCCCCGGCGGGTATGTGTCCTCCGGTCTGGCGATTTATGACACGATGCAGTTCATCCGGTGCTCGGTGTCCACGGTCTGTATTGGCCAGGCGGCCTCAATGGGCTCGCTTCTGCTCGCTGCCGGCGAGGCAGGGTCCCGTTTCGCTCTGCCAAATGCCCGCGTGATGCTTCACCAGCCGTCTGGCGGCTATCAGGGCGTCGCGACGGATATTGAGCGCCATGCCGAGGAAATCATTGATCTTAAGCGGCGTCTGAACCAGATTTACGTCAAGCATACCGGCCAGGACTACGACGCGATTGAGCGGAAACTGGATCGGGATACCTTCCTCACAGCTGAGGAGGCCCAGGAATTCGGCATCATCGACAAGGTGTTCGAGCGCCGGGCCGCAGAGGATGATAAATAG
- the lpxI gene encoding UDP-2,3-diacylglucosamine diphosphatase LpxI (LpxI, functionally equivalent to LpxH, replaces it in LPS biosynthesis in a minority of bacteria.): MTAPLGLIAGLGELPVAIASNAVASGQGVYVLRLKGFEEPALAEYPGDVVGLGEIGGVIDRLKSAGCKDVVFAGIVKRPNFKDLKLDMRGAMLLPKVVSEARKGDDALLKVLVAEFEKHGFNVIGSEEANKTLLAPAGLIAGPSPTDANMADIRHAAKVAAATGALDIGQGCVVCDGLVLAVEAQEGTDEMLRRCAALPEAIRGRSGARRGVLAKRPKPEQERRIDLPTTGVSTVELVAAAGLAGLAVEAGGALLLRRSEMEAAAGRLGVFIYGFAPDTAS; this comes from the coding sequence ATGACAGCGCCTCTGGGTTTGATTGCAGGGCTGGGAGAACTCCCTGTCGCTATTGCAAGCAATGCCGTGGCCAGCGGGCAGGGCGTGTATGTGTTGCGACTCAAGGGATTTGAGGAGCCGGCGCTTGCCGAATATCCGGGAGACGTCGTCGGACTCGGGGAAATCGGGGGTGTCATCGATCGCCTGAAATCTGCTGGCTGCAAGGACGTGGTTTTCGCAGGCATTGTGAAGCGTCCTAACTTCAAGGATCTGAAGCTCGACATGCGGGGCGCCATGCTGTTGCCCAAAGTCGTATCAGAGGCCCGCAAAGGCGATGATGCCTTGTTGAAAGTCCTGGTTGCCGAATTCGAGAAGCACGGCTTCAACGTGATCGGAAGCGAGGAAGCGAACAAGACTCTGCTGGCGCCGGCTGGATTGATTGCCGGTCCTTCTCCGACCGACGCAAACATGGCCGATATACGCCATGCCGCAAAAGTGGCTGCCGCGACGGGGGCTCTGGACATTGGACAGGGCTGTGTTGTCTGCGATGGCCTGGTCCTGGCTGTGGAAGCTCAGGAAGGCACGGATGAAATGCTCCGGCGTTGCGCCGCCCTGCCTGAGGCTATCCGGGGAAGGTCCGGTGCCCGGCGCGGAGTGCTCGCCAAACGGCCAAAGCCGGAGCAGGAGCGCCGGATTGACCTTCCCACAACTGGCGTGTCGACAGTGGAATTGGTCGCAGCAGCAGGGCTGGCTGGACTTGCCGTTGAAGCAGGTGGTGCCTTGCTGCTCCGCCGTTCTGAAATGGAAGCGGCGGCAGGCCGGCTTGGTGTCTTCATTTATGGATTTGCGCCGGACACGGCTTCATGA
- a CDS encoding pirin family protein: protein MNGQISRKIEPRARDLGGGFRVRRVLPFHAQRMVGPFVFFDHFGPVEYAPGEGFDVRPHPHIGLSTVTYLFEGAIEHRDSLGTDIVIRPGAVNWMTAGHGIVHSERTPAPERESGQKMHGLQTWVALPKTHENIPPAFDHHPADTLPEFDHRGARMRVLAGEAFGTVSPVSFPWPILYVAFEADDGANLILPHALAEERAIYLVSGKAEIEGEVFDEGQMLVLAPGADVAVRFEPGTKGVICGGAAMDGPRKIEWNFVASDQSLIDQAKKDWEHSAGSGGSDRFPTVPGDTKEWIPLP, encoded by the coding sequence ATGAACGGACAAATCTCGCGGAAAATTGAACCCAGAGCCCGCGATCTGGGCGGCGGTTTCCGTGTGCGCCGGGTCCTGCCGTTTCATGCTCAGCGGATGGTTGGCCCCTTTGTTTTTTTCGACCATTTCGGCCCCGTGGAATATGCCCCCGGCGAAGGCTTCGACGTCCGGCCACATCCGCATATCGGTCTTTCGACCGTCACCTATCTGTTCGAAGGCGCGATTGAACATCGGGATTCCCTTGGCACCGATATTGTCATTCGCCCGGGCGCCGTGAACTGGATGACGGCCGGGCACGGCATCGTCCATTCCGAGCGGACGCCAGCGCCGGAACGTGAATCCGGCCAGAAAATGCACGGCCTGCAGACCTGGGTCGCCCTGCCCAAAACTCATGAGAACATTCCACCGGCTTTCGACCATCACCCGGCCGATACCTTGCCCGAATTCGATCACCGGGGCGCACGCATGAGGGTTCTGGCGGGAGAGGCCTTCGGGACGGTTTCGCCTGTCAGCTTTCCCTGGCCCATCCTCTATGTCGCATTTGAAGCGGACGATGGTGCAAACCTGATCCTGCCTCATGCGCTCGCCGAGGAACGGGCGATCTACCTCGTCAGCGGGAAAGCCGAAATCGAAGGGGAAGTCTTCGACGAGGGCCAGATGCTGGTACTGGCTCCGGGCGCCGATGTCGCCGTCCGCTTTGAACCAGGCACGAAAGGCGTGATTTGCGGCGGGGCAGCCATGGATGGCCCCCGCAAGATCGAATGGAACTTCGTCGCCAGCGACCAATCCCTCATAGATCAGGCGAAAAAAGACTGGGAACATTCGGCCGGGTCAGGCGGATCTGACCGGTTTCCGACAGTTCCCGGCGATACGAAGGAATGGATTCCCCTTCCCTGA